TATATGGGTATGCCCCATCTATCGTTCGTCCAATAACGACAACGGTTACGATATCAGCGATTATCAGGATATTATGACGGAGTTCGGGTCCATGGCCGACTTCGATCAGCTGCTGGCCGAAATCCATAACCGCGGCATGCGGCTTATTATGGATCTGGTGCTCAATCATACCTCGGATGAACATCCGTGGTTTATTGAATCCCGTTCCTCAAGGACCAATTCGAAGCGGGATTACTATATCTGGCGGAATGCGAGGGATGGAGCGGAGCCGAACAATTGGGAATCCGTATTCACCGGCTCCGCTTGGGAATATGACGAGTTAACGGATCAATATTATCTCCATCTCTATTCCAAGAAGCAGCCTGATTTAAACATGGAGAATCCGGCGGTCAGGGATGATCTGGTCAAGATGATCCGTTGGTGGCTGGATAAAGGGATTGACGGTTTCCGCGTGGATGCGATTACCCATATTAAGAAGCTTCCGGGTTTGCCGGATATGCCGAATCCGAATCACCTTCGTTATGTCGACTCGAATCCCGGACATCGGAATATCGCGGGCATCCATGAATTTCTTCAGCAATTCAAACGCGAGGCGTTCGCTCATTATGACATTATGACGGTTGGCGAAGCGAGCGGCATTCCGATAGCGGAAGCAGACCGCTGGATCGGGGAAGAGAACGGGTCGCTGAACATGATTTTTCAATTTGAGCATGTCAATCTTGATTTCGGACTGGAAGGACGCTGGGATTATGCGGTCTGGGACTTGGCCGAATTGAAGCAGATCATGCATAAATGGCAGACGGGCCTTGAAGGCGTGGGCTGGAATGCCCTCTATATGGAGAATCACGATCAGCCGCGGTCCGTATCCCGTTTTGGCGATCCGGTCCATTATCATAAGGAATCGTCTAAGATGCTGGCTACTTTTTTTATGCTGATGCAGGGGACGCCGTTTATTTATCAGGGACAGGAAATCGGAATGACGAATGTCGAGTTTGCAGAGCTGAGTGATTATCGGGACGTGGAGATCTACAATTATTATCGCGAGCGGCTTCTGGACGGGAAAGACGTGTCCGAGACGATGCGTAGAATCGCGTACCGGGCTAGGGACAATGCAAGAACGCCGATGCAGTGGGATGACACGCTCTATGGCGGCTTCTCAACGGTTGTGCCGTGGATCCGCTGCAATCCGAATTATCATGAAATCAACGTAGAGCAGCAGCTAACCGATCCCGACTCCATTCTGAATTACTATAAAGCCTTGATCCGACTGCGCAAATCCAGTGAGGCGCTGATCTACGGAAAATATGAAGCCGTGCTTAAAGAGCATTCAGAAATTTTCGCCTATTCCAGATCGCTCGGGAACGAGACGTACTTGATTGTTCTCAACTTTTATAGCGGAACACCGGATTTTCAGTTCCCGGCGGAATGGAGTGAGCATCAACCGGAAGTTGTACTCTCGAATTACGAGCGCTCGGACCGAAGCTTCGACGAATTCGCGCTACACCCTTATGAAGCGATAGTTTATCGTGTAAACTAAGTGGGTAAGCGATTTCTTGAGATGAGAGGTGAAAGCAGCTTGTCACAATTCAATATGATGTCTGCCGCCGTTCTTGATCGCCCGTTATCCATCGGGGTGAAGCAGGTTCCCATTCCCGAGCCGAAGCCGGATGAAGCCTTGATTCAGGTATACTGCATCGGCATATGCGGCTCGGACGTGCATTACTATGAGCATGGACGGATTGGCAGGTATGAGGTGAAGGAACCGCTGATTCTGGGGCATGAGCTTGCCGGCGTTGTGGTAAGGACGGGGGAGAAGGTAAGAAATGTCTCCGTTGGTGACCGCGTGGCCGTGGAACCGGGCGTAACGTGCGGGCGCTGCTCTTATTGTAAAAGCGGACGTTACAACCTGTGTCCGGATGTTGTATTTATGGCAACCCCGCCGGTTGACGGAGCTTGGGCCGAATACGTTGCGGTGCGAAGCGACTTCCTGTTCCGGCTGCCGGATGAAATGTCCTTTGAGGAAGGCGCTTTGCTTGAACCGCTGTCCGTAGGACTCCATGCCGTACGACGGGGGCGTATCCGGCCAGAGGACCGGGTGCTCGTGCTCGGACTGGGGCCGATTGGCTTGCTTGCCATGGAGGCGGCCAAAATGTCCGGAGCCTCTCAGGTATATGGCAGCGACGTCGTGGAATACCGGCGTGATCTGGCCCTGCAGATGGGAGCCTCCGGCGTGATCAATCCGATGGGCGAATCCGTTTCGCAGCGATTGAACGAACTGACGGACGGCAATGGCATTGATCTTATTATTGAAACGTCGGGCAACGCCGGGGCCATCGCGGATTCGATCGGATATGTGAACCGGGGAGGCCGGATCGTGTTTGTAGGTCTGCCCACAAAGGATGCGATCCCGGTGGATATTGGCGCTTTGGTTGACGCCGAGCTGGATGTATACGGCGTGTTCCGCTACGCAAACACGTACCCGGCGGCTATTCAGATGCTGCAAAACAAGGCCAGCCGCATACGCGACATCATCACCCACCAATTTTCCTTGGATCAGATCGAGGAAGCCGTAGAGCTTGCTCGCACGCACAAGGACACCAGCGTAAAAGTCATGATCTATCCTCATCCAAACGCTTAAGGTTGTTCGCGGCCTGGAGAGTCGCTTCCGGAGCTGGCGTGTAACAAACGCGCCAATGCAGCGTAATGGACCATCATCAAAAAGCACCGCTCCAATACTTGTCGGAGCGGTGCTTTTTTTCGTGTTACCGGTTAGTTCGGGCGTTCATTACTCATCCAGCTGTCGATGCGGAGATCATCGCCGTAGCTGTCGCGGGCCGAAATTTCGCCGAGCTTCTGCTCGGCTTCCTCGCGGGTATCGAACCCGCCGATGACCGCGAGGAAGTCGTTGCTGGTCGTCTTAATGAAGGTCACGTCGTCTTCCATATAAATCTCTTCAAGGATGGCGAGGGATTCCCCTTGCGGCATGGCTTCACTGCGGATATAGAAGACCTCGCGCGGGGTGACCGGCTCTCCGGTTGAAGTGAGCTTCAGCTCAATATAGCCGGGGTCTTTATATTCGGATACGGTATGTTTCACGCCATCCTTCAGTTCAACAACAAAACGCATGGCCGAGTCGTCCAGAATCACATTTTCATAGACATCCTTCACCAGCGGCAGAGCCAGCATGTCTTTCTTGAGGGTTTCATAATCAAAATTTCGTACTCCGTTAAACGTGAAGATCAGACGGTTTGGCGCATCCCGATGATCCACTGTGTAGGCCGGGACACTGGAAACGGACTTGCCTTCCTGGTTAAATTGAATTTTTAATACGTCTTCGGAAGCTTCCGTGCCCACGGTAACACCGTCGGTCCGCTCGCCTCCGCCCCCGAACTGCAGAACCTGAACGATGCTGCCCACCACAGGGACTTTGGATAGGGCGTTGGCCACCGTCGGGATGTTGACCACGAATAGCAGGGCAACGGCAGCTGCAACAACGGAAGAGTATCTCGTCAAGCGCATGGAACGTTTGCGGGCAGCCGCCTTTTTCTGTGCAGCATCGATAACGCCGGTTAGCTGGGCGGGGATTTCAATGTGTTCGTAGCGTTCTTTTCCTGTCATAGGCTATCGACCTCTCCCTCGATTAGATATGATTTTAATTTTCCGATAATACGATAAAACCTGGTCTTGACGGTACTTTCGGACACGGATAACACATCCGCCATTTCTCGAAAGCGCAGGTCTTCAAAAAACTTCAAAATGATGTAGGTTTTCTCCTCCGGCAGCAGTCTGTCCAGCGCATCGTACAGATCCATCTTCTCTTCCAGCGGTACGGCATGCTCTTCGGCTGCATAGTCCTGCGTCTGGTCTTCCATATAAGTAACCCGCTTCTTGCGACCGAGATGGTCGATGGCAGCGTTAATGACGATCCGGGTCATCCAGGAATCAAAATACTGCGGCGTGTTCATCCGATCGTAAGCGAGATATCCCTTATAGGTTGCCTCGGAGACGATATCCAGTGCCTCCTGTTCATTTTTGACATAGCAATAGGCTACCCGGTACAACTTGTTTTTGCATTTCTCCATATTTTCGCTGAACTGTTGCTGCTTCGACTCTTTCGCTCTCAGTTCACTCACCCCTAACTACTAGCACTAGTATTCATGTCATGGCACGAATTCGTGTCAACTATTCATTCATTGGCCGGATTGGATCATGCTCAAGTACTTGAGTGCGCTTGACTGATCATTAGACCGTGGAGGGGGCCAAATAGTTTTAACCGGGGATAAAAAAATCCATGAACTTAACAGAAGTCCTTAACGGTGTTACTATATTAACCATATAAAATGTACGGAGGCCAGAACATGTAGGTTTTTCTACCCTAACCCATACAACTAAATACAGAATTGGGGTAGAAAGATGAAGAGGAAATCTTTTCGATATCTCTGGATCGGTCAGGCGCTCGCCAATAGCGGCGATTTATTTTACATTGTCGGTCTGATGGCTATGATCCATGAGATTACAGGATCTGCCATGCTGATGGCTATGGTACCCTTTCTCACGACGATGGCACGGTTTATAAGCGGGAGCTTTGCACCCGTATTAATGGATAAATACAGCCTCAAGTCACTGCTTGCTTCGTCTCAGATCGGAAAAACGGCCATGCTGTTTCTGTTGTTGGTAACCTGCTATGTGCTGGGAGAGCTGGAGGTGACGGTTTATGCAATTCTCGGATTCGTATTCCTCATCTCTCTGCTCGATGGCTGGGCTGCACCTGCAAGTCATGCCATGCTGCCGCGTCTGGTGGATGCCGCTGAGCTGACGAAAGCGAACAGCTTTGTTGCCATCGTGGATCAGTTGATCCAACTGGGAGGCTGGGCCGTTGGGGGACTGCTGGTCGCAGCCTTGGGCGGAAGCAACGTGATATGGTTGACCTTTGCTCTGGCCCTGGCAGCCGCTGTCTGCATGAAGATGATCGAGGATCGGCATGAATCCACTCCGGAACAGAATGAGAAGGCGCGCGTTTCGAATTGGCGTTCCATTCAGGAAGGGTGGACACTCATTTGGAAACAGCCTTCTATTCGGGCGATTCACGTGATTTATGTATTGGAGACGATGGCGGGCGTGATTTGGATCGCGGCGACCATCTACGTGTATGTAGCCGATGTGTTGCACAGGGAAGAGGCATGGTGGGGATATATCAACGCAAGCTTTTTCCTGGGACTTATGCTGGGCGGACTGTTTGGCATGAGAGGCGCAGGGCTGATCGACCGCAACATCCGCAAGTTCGTTATCTGCTCTTCCTTCGGCATCAGTATCATGACGTTCGGTTTTGGATTGACCTCGGTGCCTTGGCTGGCCCTGGTGTTCTCGGCAGGCTTCGGCGTTTTTGAACAGCTTAAGGCAGTCTCGCTTCAGACTACACTGCAGCGGGGCGTATCTGTCCATGTATTGCCGAAAGTGTACGCTGCCCAAAGCGCGCTAGTTTCGCTGGTATTCGGCTTATCCACCCTGTTATTTGGTTTCATAACCGATGAATTCGGCGTTCGGGCTACGTATATCATCGCTGCCACGGTGCTGTTCATCTCGGGATGCTACGCATTACGGATACGAACGAGATTGCCGGAGTCAGGGGAGGGGCTTGAACAAGGACGGATCGGCATCGAATAATCATTAAAAAAGGCGAGCTTAAGGCTCGACTTTTTTGCATGCATAAATGGATCCGGACACGAGCTACAGCAAGCATCATCAATACGGTTTACTGAACGTGAAACCTTAATAATCGCGGGGCAATACTGGTTTTGAAAATCTTTCGAGAATCCGGTTGACAATCCATCTACTACGTATTACGATATACCTGTAGTAGGTCACACTGAATACCGACAACACTGAGCAATGAGGTTGCAAAAATATTTTAAAGAAATTGTTGACATCCCTTACTACTTAGTATTACAATGTACATGTAATGAGTAATACTTAATAGCGTGTTTTTCCAAATGCTATTAAGTAAAAAATTCCCTTAGTACTATGTTATACTGAATATAGGTAATACTGAATAGGGGAGGGACGAAATAAAGGAGGCTTTCCAATATGGAAAATTTAACTGAAATGCTGAAGGGTTCGCTGGAAGGCTGCGTGCTGGAAATCATCAGCCGCCGTGAAACCTATGGCTATGAGATTACCCGCCGTCTGAACGAGCTTGGCTTTACCGAAGTCGTGGAAGGGACGGTCTACACCATACTCGTGCGGTTAGAAAAGAAAAAGCTGGTGAACATTGAAAAGAAACCGTCAGATATGGGGCCGCCGCGCAAGTTTTACTCACTTAATGAGGCTGGCCGTCAGGAGCTTGAATTGTTTTGGGAAAAATGGGATTTCTTATCCTCCAAAATCAACGTCTTGAAGTCAAATTAGCTTCATAAGATATTCCGTCCGATATTTGTGTGGTGCCTTGGTCAGCTTTATATAAAAGGAGGGAAAATAATATGTTGGAAATGTTCAAAAAAATGATTGGTGATAAAAAAGAGTACAAAATGATGATGGCACGGGTTGAAGCCCTTCCAGAGGACTACCAGTTTGTGTTTAAGAAAATTCAAAACTACATGTGGAATTTCTCAACGGGCAACGGGATGGATATGCTGCACATGCAGTATGAATTAATCGAGTTGTTCGAAGCCGGTGCGGCCGATGGCAGACAAGTGCTGGAGATCACTGGTGACGACGTGGCGTCCTTTGCCGATGAACTAGTGGCAAACGCTAAAACCTATGTAGCCAAGTATCGGGAAGATTTGAATCAGGATATCTTGAACCGATTGGGAAAAAAATAACTCCAATAGATAATACGACTGATTAGCTGGTTATCAAATGTGACTTACCGCCTTCGCTATTCAGTTAATTTTTGACCTGGTAGTAAGTTATACAGATTATCAGTCATACTAAATAGATGAGTGTAGGTAATCCAGCTCCGCAAGGCGCTTATTATAAGGAGGATAAAATATGAGAAATGCAGCGATTTCTGTAAAAGGGTTAAAAAAATCCTTTAAAGACAAAGAAGTCTTAAAGGGGGTGGATTTTGAGGTGCAGCGCGGCGAAATTTTCGCACTGCTGGGCTCCAATGGAGCGGGCAAGACGACGACAGTCAATATCCTCTCGACGCTGATGAAGCCCGATGGCGGGGAAGTGGGTATTTGCGGCTTTGACGTCCAGCGTCAACCGGATCATGTTCGCCAGAGCATTAGTCTGACAGGGCAGTTTGCAGCTTTGGACGGCATGCTCACCGGGCGGGAAAACCTGATGATGATCGCCAAGTTGCGGGGAGTTTCCAATCCTGCTCAAGTTGCCGACAATCTGCTTGCAAGATTCAGCCTGACCGATGCGGCTAATCGCCGGGCAGACCAGTATTCCGGCGGGATGAAGCGCCGGATTGACATCGCCATGAGCCTGATCGGGACGCCAGCCGTCATTTTTCTCGACGAACCGACGACAGGGCTTGATCCCGAAGCGCGAATTGAAGTCTGGGATACCGTCAAGGAGCTTGCCGGCGGCGGCACGACCATCTTGCTGACGACCCAGTATCTGGAGGAAGCCGAACAGTTGGCGGACCGTATCGCCATCTTGCATAGCGGAAAAATCATCACGACCGGTACGCTTGCCGAACTCAAGGCGATGTTCCCGCCAGCGAAAGTGGAATACATTGAGAAGCAGCCGACGTTGGAGGAAATTTTCCTCGCGATCATCGGCAACAAGGAGGCGATGTAAATGAAAAACAAAACAGGGACATTACTAGGACGTTTAATGCGCAACATCTTGCGCAGCCCGGATACGATTATCACGGTGGCGATTACGCCGATTATGATGATGCTGCTGTTTGTCTACGTATTTGGCGGTGCCATAGAGACAGGTACGAACAACTACGTCAATTATTTATTGCCGGGAATCCTGTTGATGGCTGTCGCATCCGGCGTCGCTTACACTTCACTGCGGCTGTTTACGGATATAAAAAGCGGGTTGATGGCGCGTTTCGTTACCATGCCCATCAAGCGCTCTTCGATATTGTGGGCTCACGTGTTGACCTCGCTAGTTTCTAATGCACTTACTGTTGTTGTGGTTTTCCTTGTCGCGCTGCTGATGGGCTTCCGTTCAAGCGCGAGTATCCTGGATTGGCTTGCGGTAGCGGGGATACTAGGGTTGTTTACGCTGGCGCTGACATGGCTGGCGGTCATCCCTGGATTGACAGCGAAGTCTATGGAAGGGGCGACAGCCTACTCGTATCCGCTGATTTTCCTGCCGTTTATCAGTTCGGCCTTTGTCCCCACCGAAACCATGCCTAAAATGGTTCGGGCGTTTGCAGAGAACCAACCCGTGACATCTATCGTGAATACGATTCGTTCCCTCTTGTATGAAGGGTCTGTTGGGAACGGGATCTGGGTTGCGCTTGGCTGGTGCGTCGGCATCATGGTCATCGCTTACTTCTTCGCCAGTAAACAATTTAAACGCCAGTTAGGGTAAGTACACCATGATGAAATAGCCATATCAATAGTCAGCCGCTAGTGAAAGAGGCCCTCCCTTGTTATGCAGGGGAGAGCCTTTTTTTTGGATTGCTATGTTGTTATCGTGAAGGGCCGATGGCTATCCAGGACATGAAACCATAGGCGAGATTGCAGTTAGGCTGGCGGCTTACTTCTAGGACGGCGGCATCCTCACGCTGGGATTTCAAGGAGATCTGGAAGCCAGGATTATTGCTCATTCCCACAATGATATAGTTGATCCCAGCAAAAGCCTCCTCGAATTGGACGGTCACCTCGGTCAAGGCTTCAGCTCCAAATACAAAAGGCGTCATGCCGAATTGCTGCAGCTTCGGCTGGCCGGCTGCGCTGCGTATTGGCGCAAAGCTTAAATGTTCTGCCGTTACGGCACCTTTAGTCAATTGTTGTCCGGTAACGGCTCCGTCGGCCAGATGGGCGCTTGTGACGGCGCCGTTTGCAAGTTTATCGCTATCAATGGAGCCTTCGGCTAACGTAAAGTTATTGAAGGCATCCGGTCCAAGATGCTTGCTGCCGATGGTTCCGTCGGCAATTTGCGCTCCGGTAAGTGAGCCGTCAGCAATGTGCGTGCTCGTGATGGAAGCCTCTGCAATCTTGCTGCCGTCAACCGATCCTTCGGCCAACGTGAAGTTATTGAAGGCATCCGGTCCGAGATGCTTGCTGCCGATGGCCCCGTCGGCAATCTGGATACCAGTAAGCGAACCATCAGCAATGTGCGTGCTCGTGATGGAAGCCTCTGCAATCTTGCTGCCGTCAACCGATCCTTCGGCCAACGTGAAGTTATTGAAGGCATCCGGTCCGAGGTGTCTGCTGCCGATGGCTCCGTCGGCAATCTGGGCGCCAGTCAGCGAGCCGTCAGCAATGTGGGCGCTCGTGATGGAAGTCTTGGCAATCTGGCTACCCGTCACCGATCCTTCGGCCAACGTGAAGTTAATGAAGGCATCCGGCCCGAGGTGCTTGCTGCCGATGGCCCCGTCGGCAATCTGTGCGCCAGTCAGCGAGCCTTCAGCAACGTGCTTGCCGGTGATGGAAGCCTCAGCAATCTTGCTGCCAGTAACCGATCCTTCGGCCAACGTGAAGTTATTGAAGGCATCCGGTCCGAGGTGCTTGCTGCCGATGGCTCCGTCGGCAATTTGCAATCCAGTGAGGGAGCCGTCAGCAATGTGAGCGCCTGTAATGGAAGCCTCAGCAATCTTACTGCCTGTGACCGATCCTTCGGCCAACGTGAAGTTATTGAAGGCATCCGGTCCGAGGTGCCTGCTGCCGATGGTTCCGTCGGCAATTTGCGCTCCAGTGAGGGAGCCGTCAGCAATGTGAGCGCCTGTAATGGAAGCCTCGGCAATCTTGCTGCCGTCAACAGATCCTTCGGCCAACGCGAAGTTATTGAAGGCATCCGGTCCGAGATGCTTGCAGCCGATGGCCCCTTCGGCAATCTGGATACCAGTAAGCGAACCTTCAGCTACATGCAATCCAGTGATGGAAGCCTCAGCAATCTTGCTGCCAGTAACCGATCCTTCGGCTAACGTGAAGTTATCGAAAGCATCCGGTCCAAGATGCTTGCAGCCGATGGCTCCGTCGGCAATCTGTGCGCCCGTCAGCGATCCTTCAGCAACGTGCTTGCCGGTGATGGAATCGTCAGCAATCTTGCTGCCTGTAATTCCACCGTCCTGCACAAGTTCCGTTGTGATTGCGCCGGCTTCGATATGCTGCGAACCGATGCTGGAAATTTGCAGGTGATGGGGAAGAACGGCACCCTCCGCCAGCTGCCTCGATTTTACGGCCCCCGGCTGCAATTGATCGACGCCAACGCTGTCCGGCTGCAGGTGGACATGACCGACAGACTGATTTCCAAGATGCGCTGCGTTGATCGAGTACGGCGCCAGGTGATGGCTTTGAATCGAGAATAACTCAATATGCTTGGAGTTCACAGCGCCTTCGGCAAGATGTCCGCTCTGGATCGACTCTCCGGCGATATGCTCAGGAAGGACAGCGTCGTTCGTGATATGTGCGGACTCTATGCTTTCGGCTTGAATGTGCCGGGCATTGACAGAGCCGGAAGCAAGATGGCGTCCAGTCACCGATCCTTCATCCATATGCTGTGACTTCACAATATCCACACCCAGATGGTCAGACTGGACGCTCGCTTCTTGCAGATGCACTGCTGAAATGGAAAGAGGCTTGATCTTGTCACCACTCACGGCGTTCGCCTGCAGCGCGGATCCCGAGACCGACGAAGGCGAGAGATGGGCTTCCGTAATCGATTGCGACCCGATTTTTACGCCCGGTATGCTGCCGTCGGCAAACAACGCTTCCGCCGAGCGGCTTTCATCGGCCAAATGGCTTAACATGATGGATTTTTTCTTCAAGTGATAACCATGAATAGCTTCCTGCACGATATGTTTGCCCAGGATGGATTCCAGTCCCAGATGTGCGCCCTCTACAGCTTGCGGAGCGATTTTTTCCGAAGTAACGGCCTTGTTCTGAATTGCTTCGGAAGTCACCGCACTCGGCGAGAGATGAGTGGATTGAACGGCCTTTGGAGCTATTTTGCCAGCAGAGACACTGCTCTCAGCCAGTTTATTAGAAGTTACGGCAAGGTCTGTCAGTTTATCCGTGGTCACGCTTTCCGGAGACAGCTTCGGTGAGGTTACGGCGTGGTCCCCCAGATGTCGAGGCGCAATAACCCCATCGCCGATCGAGGACTCCGCGATGCTGCCTGCGGCAATTTTATCTGTCGTTACCGCACCCTGGGCGAGCGCTTGAGTCCGTACGCTTCCCTTCTGCAGATGACGGCTGGCAATAGAGCCATCGGCCAGATGCTGCTCGCGAACCGCACCGTTTTGCAGAGCTTCGGCGCCTACACTGCCCCCTGACAGATGCTGCTGCTGAATGGCCTCACTGGCAATATTGCCGGAGGTCACGCCATGCTTAGCAATAATGGCTCCGCCAACCGATCCAAGCGCAAGCTTTTGGCTCGTCACGCTCTCAGGGGCCAGCGTCTCTTCTCCGACGGATGCGGGTTGAAGATGCTGTTTTCCGATCGCTCCGTCAGCCAGATGCTGCTCCGCTATCGTTTTGGGATGAATGGCGCGCCCTATGACGCTTTGAGGCGCGAGATGCTTAGGTAAGATGCTGCCCTCGGCAATGTGCTCGGCGTTTACTGCATCCGCAGCGAGATGCCGGGTTTGAATGGCATTCGATGCAATTTGGTCCGATTCCACCGTGCCCTTAGCCAGATGACGCGTTTGGACGGCTTCATTGGCAATTTTGTTAGGAAGTATGCTCTGATCCGCGATTTTCGAAGCCGTCACCGCCTGTTCCACCAGCTTCACCGTATGGACGGATTGATCGGCAAGCTTGGAGCTTGTGACACTGGAATCAGCCAGATGGCGGGCGGATACTGCATTGATGCTGATCTGATCGGAACCGATAGAGCCAGGCCGGATTTGCTCTGAGCCTATGGCTCCGTCCGCTAAATGGCGGGCGCTGAGCGAGCCTTCTTCAATATGTCCGGCATTGATGGCACCATCTGCAATTAGGCCTGACCCGATGCTGCCGGCAGCAATATGCTCTGCAGTTACAGCTTCGCTTGCCAAATGCTTACTTTCGATGCTTTGCGGTTTTATGTGGGACGCTGAGATGGCGTCATCGGCGATTTTTTTTCCTGTTACGGCACCTTCACGGATTTTGGTCGAAGTGACTGCATCCTCTGCAAGCTTGGAGCTATGGACGCTCTCATTAGCGAGATGTCGGGTTTCTACGGCGCTGGATGCGATTTTGTCTCCTTGAACCGCTTGGTCTTCGAGCAGGTCGGTTGTCACGAGAAGCTGTTGAAGATGACGTGCAGTAATAGCCCCATCCGCGATTTTATCGCTAACTACGGCGTGGTCTGCCAGCTTCTGCGAGGTTATACTGCCATCCTTGATCTTGCTGGCATTCACGGAACCGTCTCGAAACTTGCGCGTAGATAAGATGCCATCCATTAGATGTTCACCCGTGACCGATAATGGCGCAATTTTTCCTGAGGTCACGGCTTCGTCGGCAATGTGCAGACTGGTGATGCTGTAGTCTTGTATGGCTTCAGGCCCAACGGCACCACGCGACAGCTTGGATGCTGTGACTGCTCTCGAAGCGATCCGGCTTTCGGTTACCGCATATTCCCCTATATCCTCTGTATATATGAATGCGCCCTTAATTTCAGGCATTTCCTTCTCCATAATCAGCTGCACATGCTCGATCTCCATCTCGGGAAGGGAGGGGGATCGGTAGGCACGGTCAGGGTGTCAGCGGCTACAGCCTCTTCTGTAGGTAAGCTGGAATCTTCGTCAGATCTCGATAATGGGATGTTTTCTTTGTTTTCTTTTTCTTCTTGTTTTAATTCCATGATGCCGATAAGATCCTCATCCAGATCCATAATGGTTGCTGCTGAAAGAATGTGGGCATCTTTATCTTTTTTTGGGCTGCGTCCTTTATTTCGCTCGAGCAGATCGAGTTCCCTCGTAGTGGGATCTACCCTGTAGGGCTGGGAAGAGGAAGATGATGGGCTTTTCTTCTTTTTCTTCAAAACAACACGCTCCTTCCGAATACTCATCGTCTCCGGTATCATATGCAGCCGTTTAGGCGGCTGTCACTGGTCTTTTGGGATTCGACAAACGAAAGGGCAGCGTAACATGGAAAAGGACCCGGCCAAAGGCCGAGTCCTTGATTGAGCGCTAGAAAGCACATATAAAATTTAACCCCTGACGGCCGGTAACGGCTGTACAGTCGGTTCCGTATTTGAAGTTTCTTCAAGAATCTTTGCTTCTAAAACGACAAAAGCCCTGCCTCTCTTTC
This Paenibacillus sp. JZ16 DNA region includes the following protein-coding sequences:
- a CDS encoding WIAG-tail domain; translation: MQLIMEKEMPEIKGAFIYTEDIGEYAVTESRIASRAVTASKLSRGAVGPEAIQDYSITSLHIADEAVTSGKIAPLSVTGEHLMDGILSTRKFRDGSVNASKIKDGSITSQKLADHAVVSDKIADGAITARHLQQLLVTTDLLEDQAVQGDKIASSAVETRHLANESVHSSKLAEDAVTSTKIREGAVTGKKIADDAISASHIKPQSIESKHLASEAVTAEHIAAGSIGSGLIADGAINAGHIEEGSLSARHLADGAIGSEQIRPGSIGSDQISINAVSARHLADSSVTSSKLADQSVHTVKLVEQAVTASKIADQSILPNKIANEAVQTRHLAKGTVESDQIASNAIQTRHLAADAVNAEHIAEGSILPKHLAPQSVIGRAIHPKTIAEQHLADGAIGKQHLQPASVGEETLAPESVTSQKLALGSVGGAIIAKHGVTSGNIASEAIQQQHLSGGSVGAEALQNGAVREQHLADGSIASRHLQKGSVRTQALAQGAVTTDKIAAGSIAESSIGDGVIAPRHLGDHAVTSPKLSPESVTTDKLTDLAVTSNKLAESSVSAGKIAPKAVQSTHLSPSAVTSEAIQNKAVTSEKIAPQAVEGAHLGLESILGKHIVQEAIHGYHLKKKSIMLSHLADESRSAEALFADGSIPGVKIGSQSITEAHLSPSSVSGSALQANAVSGDKIKPLSISAVHLQEASVQSDHLGVDIVKSQHMDEGSVTGRHLASGSVNARHIQAESIESAHITNDAVLPEHIAGESIQSGHLAEGAVNSKHIELFSIQSHHLAPYSINAAHLGNQSVGHVHLQPDSVGVDQLQPGAVKSRQLAEGAVLPHHLQISSIGSQHIEAGAITTELVQDGGITGSKIADDSITGKHVAEGSLTGAQIADGAIGCKHLGPDAFDNFTLAEGSVTGSKIAEASITGLHVAEGSLTGIQIAEGAIGCKHLGPDAFNNFALAEGSVDGSKIAEASITGAHIADGSLTGAQIADGTIGSRHLGPDAFNNFTLAEGSVTGSKIAEASITGAHIADGSLTGLQIADGAIGSKHLGPDAFNNFTLAEGSVTGSKIAEASITGKHVAEGSLTGAQIADGAIGSKHLGPDAFINFTLAEGSVTGSQIAKTSITSAHIADGSLTGAQIADGAIGSRHLGPDAFNNFTLAEGSVDGSKIAEASITSTHIADGSLTGIQIADGAIGSKHLGPDAFNNFTLAEGSVDGSKIAEASITSTHIADGSLTGAQIADGTIGSKHLGPDAFNNFTLAEGSIDSDKLANGAVTSAHLADGAVTGQQLTKGAVTAEHLSFAPIRSAAGQPKLQQFGMTPFVFGAEALTEVTVQFEEAFAGINYIIVGMSNNPGFQISLKSQREDAAVLEVSRQPNCNLAYGFMSWIAIGPSR